TACCTTGATTGCCTCAATGCACAGGATTGGCCACGCCTTGGCGAGTTCGTGCATGACGAGGTCAGTCATAACGATCGCCCGTTCGGCATCGCAGGGTATCGGGCCATGCTCAAGAATGATTTCCTGCAAATACCCGATCTCCGGTTCGAGGCTGAACTGCTTGTTTGCGAGCCGCCCTTCATCGCCGCCCGCCTCACGTTCGATTGTTCGCCGAAGGGCAGTTTCCTCGGCCTGGCGGTCAATGGCCGCCGCGTGTCGTTCGCTGAAAACGTCTTCTACGAGTTCAGGACGGGTCGGATCAAAGGGGTCTGGTCGGTGATCGACAAGTCCGCAATCGAAGCGCAGATTTCATAGTTCGCCGTGTCCGAAGTTGCGCAGTTCATGCCGCTGGTTGCCCTTCCCAACGCGAACGCTCCTGAGGTTCGTGAATTCGCGCCTGCTAGAGCAAATTGCATTCTGACGGGATCAGAATGCTTGCTCTTTCTCTTCGGCGAAGCATCGTTTTTCACGCAGAACCGGTTCCCACTTCTTCGCACGATGCTCTAGAGCCTCGAACGCAGAAGTGGGGACCGGTTCTGCGTGAAAAGATGCTAAAAAACAGAGACTTACGGCATCGGATTGGGTTCGATGTCACGTCCGATGCTCTACCGCCACATGCCTCGCATCTTCGCGCCGAGATCAACCCGAACATTTCTCGTTGTGGTGGAGGCGGCGGTCGGATCCGGTACAGCTACGGGCCACGACACGCGCTCGAAGAGTTTCAGGAGCGCACTGGGAATGAAGCGGGTTCGGGCGGCATAGACATGACGATCCCCCGTTGCGGCCTGCTGATGCGTGAAGAAGCGCTGCGGCACCAATAGATGCAGATGGTCCTTTGCCCGGGTCATGGCCACGTACAGCAATCGGCGCTCCTCCTCGATTTCGGCCGTGGTCCCGGTGCCGAGATCCGACGGAATGCAGCCGTCGACCACGTTCAGCACGAACACCGACCTCCACTCCTGCCCCTTGGCGGAATGGATCGTCGACAGGATCAGATAATCTTCATCGCGCAGAGGCACGCCAGCCTGATCGCTCGTCGCATCCGGCGGGTCGAGCGTGAGTTCGGTGAGAAAACGCTCGCGGGAGGGATAGCCGGCCGCGATCTGGTCCAGCTGGATGAGGTCGGCCTTGCGGGTGGTCCCATCCTCATGGATGCGGTCGAGGTGCGGCTCATACCAGGCTCGCGCCTGCTCGAGTTCTGCCGGCCAACCCGCTGCTCCCGCGCGAAGCTGCGTGATCGTGTCGACGAAGGTGCGCCACGCGTCTCCAGCCCGGGGAGGGGCAGGGGCCTCCATGAGCGCTTGGATTGGATCGGCAGCGTCATGCATGCGATCGAGCACCTTCTGGGCCGACGCCGGGCCGACGCCGGGCAGGAGTTGCATCAGGCGAAAGCCGGCAACCTTGTCACGCGGATTCTGGACGAAGCGCAGCACCGCCAGCAGGTCCTTGACGTGAGCGGCGTCGAGGAACTTGAGGCCGCCGAACTTCACGAACGGGATGTTGCGGCGGGTCAGCTCCACCTCGAGCGGACCGCTGTGATGGGAGGTCCGAAACAGCACGGCCTGCTGCTTGAGGCTGATGCCGGTCTCGCGATTCCCCAGCACCTGCTCGACCACGTAGCGGGCCTGATCGGCCTCATCGCGCACGGCGACGAGCTGTGGCCGCTCGGCGGACATGCGGTCGGTCCAGAGGTTCTTGGTAAAGCGCTCGGAGGCGAGTTCGATCACGGCATTGGCGGCGGCCAGGATCGGCTGGTTCGAGCGGTAGTTGCGGTCCAGCGTAACGATCTCGGCCGGCGGGCTGAACTGCGTGGGAAAATCCAGGATATTGCGGACGGTCGCGGCCCGAAAGGAATAGATCGATTGGGCATCGTCCCCGACGACCGTGAGGCCCTGACCACCCGGCTTGAGGGCGAGCAGGATCGAGGACTGGAGCCGGTTGGTGTCCTGGTACTCATCGACGAGGACATGATCGAAGCGGCCGCCGAGTTCGGCTGCGATCGAGGGCTCGGCCACCATCTGGGCCCAGTAGAGCAGGAGGTCATCGTAGTCGAGCACGTTCTGACGCTGCTTGGCCTCGACATAGGCGGCGAACAGCTGGCGCAGCTCGGCGGCCCATCCGGCGCACCACGGATAAGAGACCCGCAGCACGTCCTCGATCGCCGCCTCGGCATTCACGCAACGGGAATAGATTGCGAGGCAGGTTCCTTTCGCGGGAAATCGGCTCTCCGTCGCGGAGAGCCCAAGCTCGTGCCTGACAAGGTTCATCAGGTCGGCCGAGTCTTCACGATCATGGATCGAAAAGGCAGGATCAAGACCGATCTCGGGCGCGTAGTCGCGCAGGAGCCTGGCGCCGATGCCGTGGAACGTCCCGGCCCAGGTGAGGGCATCGGTCATCGCGCCTGCGCTCTGGCCCAGGATCTGTCCGACGATCCGCTCGACCCGGCGGGCCATCTCGGCCGCAGCCCGGCGGGAGAAGGTCAGAAGAAGGATGCGGCGCGGATCGGCGCCGTTGACGATCAGATGGGCCACGCGGTGTGCGAGGGTATTGGTCTTGCCCGATCCGGCCCCGGCAATGACCAGCAGCGGCGCGGCCGAATTGGAGCCGTTGGCGAAGACGCCATGCTCCACCGCCTGACGCTGTCGTGGATTGAGTTGGTCGAGATAGGCGGGGTTCACGGACACGAGCGAATCATTCCTTTGCGCCACTATAAATCCCGTTTCCCGTTTTGTTCGCAATGGCCCCGCTCGTCGCGCCCGAGGGCTGCGTGTGACCGCCGGGCGGTCGTCGTCAACGAAAGTTTCGCGCCGCCACCTTGATGACGGTCTCCCGTTCCAGGTCTGTCTCGTCCGCTCCTGGCCGTTTCATGGCTTCACGTGGCGAGCCGCGAGCCCAATCACGTGTGCCGATCCTTGCCTCATCCCCGCGCCCGCTTCGCAGCCGCAGCTCGCCATCGCGATCGGCGACCGACCGCAGGAGATCCGACAGGTCGATGAAGTGCTCGGCGATGAGATGCGTGACGTCTCCCTCCCGCTGAAATCGGCCTCGGCAGCCGATCATGCCCGAAGACAGGATCAGCCGCCGGTGCTTCTCGAACACGGCAGACCAGATCACGATGTTCGCCACATCGGTCTCATCCTCGATGGTCATGAAGGTCACGCCCTTGGCTGAGCCCGGCTTCTGGCGCACCAGCACGAGGCCCGCCACCGTG
This window of the Microvirga sp. TS319 genome carries:
- a CDS encoding ATP-dependent helicase, whose amino-acid sequence is MNPAYLDQLNPRQRQAVEHGVFANGSNSAAPLLVIAGAGSGKTNTLAHRVAHLIVNGADPRRILLLTFSRRAAAEMARRVERIVGQILGQSAGAMTDALTWAGTFHGIGARLLRDYAPEIGLDPAFSIHDREDSADLMNLVRHELGLSATESRFPAKGTCLAIYSRCVNAEAAIEDVLRVSYPWCAGWAAELRQLFAAYVEAKQRQNVLDYDDLLLYWAQMVAEPSIAAELGGRFDHVLVDEYQDTNRLQSSILLALKPGGQGLTVVGDDAQSIYSFRAATVRNILDFPTQFSPPAEIVTLDRNYRSNQPILAAANAVIELASERFTKNLWTDRMSAERPQLVAVRDEADQARYVVEQVLGNRETGISLKQQAVLFRTSHHSGPLEVELTRRNIPFVKFGGLKFLDAAHVKDLLAVLRFVQNPRDKVAGFRLMQLLPGVGPASAQKVLDRMHDAADPIQALMEAPAPPRAGDAWRTFVDTITQLRAGAAGWPAELEQARAWYEPHLDRIHEDGTTRKADLIQLDQIAAGYPSRERFLTELTLDPPDATSDQAGVPLRDEDYLILSTIHSAKGQEWRSVFVLNVVDGCIPSDLGTGTTAEIEEERRLLYVAMTRAKDHLHLLVPQRFFTHQQAATGDRHVYAARTRFIPSALLKLFERVSWPVAVPDPTAASTTTRNVRVDLGAKMRGMWR
- a CDS encoding ester cyclase encodes the protein MFSSDLRSIYRAYLDCLNAQDWPRLGEFVHDEVSHNDRPFGIAGYRAMLKNDFLQIPDLRFEAELLVCEPPFIAARLTFDCSPKGSFLGLAVNGRRVSFAENVFYEFRTGRIKGVWSVIDKSAIEAQIS